From Pseudomonas vanderleydeniana, the proteins below share one genomic window:
- a CDS encoding efflux RND transporter permease subunit: MGFNLSEWALRNRQIVLFLMLLLAMVGAMSYTRLGQSEDPPFTFKAMVIQTRWPGATAQEVSRQVTERIEKKLMETGEYERIMSFSRPGESQVTFMARDSLHSDQIPELWYQVRKKIGDIRQTLPPDIQGPFFNDEFGTTFGNIYALTGDGFDYAVLKDYADRIQIQLQRVKDVGKVDLLGLQDEKVWIELSNVKLATLGVPLAAVQQALQEQNAVSTSGFFETPTERVQLRVSGNFKSVDEIRNFPIRVGDRTLRIGDIAEVRRGFNDPPAPRMRFMGEDAIGLAVAMNDGGDILVLGKALEAEFARIQKGLPAGMHLSKVSDQPAAVKTGVGEFVQVLVEALAIVLLVSFFSLGVRTGMVVALAIPLVLAMTFATMYYLGIGLHKISLGALVLALGLLVDDAIIAVEMMAIKMEQGFDRLKAASYAWTSTAFPMLTGTLITAAGFLPIATAQSGTGEYTRSIFQVVTIALLASWIAAVMFVPYLGEKLLPDLAKIHAAKHGPDQPDPYATPFYQRVRRLVEWCVRRRKTVIMLTILLFVASVALFRFVPQQFFPASGRLELMVDLKLAEGASLSNTAEQVKRLEALLKGHDGIDNYVAYVGTGSPRFYLPLDQQLPAASFAQFVVLAKTIEDREKLRTWLIETLNEQFPELRSRVTRLENGPPVGYPVQFRVTGEHIEVVRALARKVAAKVRENPHVVNVHLDWEEPSKVVYLNVDQDRARALGVSTANLSRFLQSSLTGSTVSQYREDNELIEILLRGTVHERTELSALSSLAVPTDNGASVALSQIATLEYGFEEGVIWHRNRLPNVTIRADIYGQEQPVTLVRQIMPTLDSIRAELPDGYLLDVGGTVEDSERGQASVNAGVPLFIVVVLTLLMLQLRSFSRVAMVFLTAPLGLIGVTLFLLVFRQPFGFVAMLGTIALSGMIMRNSVILVDQIEQDIRAGMSQWQAIIEATVRRFRPIVLTALAAVLAMIPLSRSVFYGPMAVAIMGGLIVATALTLLFLPALYAGWFRVKKTAAE, encoded by the coding sequence ATGGGTTTCAACCTTTCCGAATGGGCATTGCGCAATCGCCAGATCGTCCTGTTCCTGATGCTGCTGCTGGCGATGGTCGGAGCGATGTCCTACACCAGGCTCGGCCAGAGCGAAGACCCGCCGTTCACCTTCAAGGCCATGGTGATCCAGACGCGCTGGCCCGGGGCTACGGCCCAGGAAGTGTCGCGGCAGGTCACCGAGCGCATTGAAAAGAAACTGATGGAAACCGGCGAGTACGAGCGGATCATGTCGTTCTCGCGCCCGGGTGAGTCCCAGGTCACTTTCATGGCCCGCGATTCACTGCACTCGGACCAGATCCCCGAACTCTGGTACCAGGTTCGCAAGAAGATCGGCGACATCCGCCAGACCTTGCCGCCGGATATCCAGGGGCCGTTCTTCAACGATGAGTTCGGTACCACCTTCGGCAACATCTACGCGCTGACCGGCGACGGCTTCGACTACGCGGTGCTCAAGGACTACGCCGATCGTATCCAGATCCAGCTGCAACGGGTCAAGGACGTGGGCAAGGTCGACCTGCTCGGGTTGCAGGACGAAAAGGTTTGGATCGAACTGTCGAACGTCAAGCTGGCGACCCTCGGCGTGCCATTGGCGGCGGTGCAGCAGGCGTTGCAGGAGCAGAATGCGGTCTCCACCTCGGGCTTCTTCGAAACGCCGACGGAGCGTGTGCAGCTGCGGGTCAGTGGCAACTTCAAGAGCGTCGACGAGATTCGCAACTTCCCGATCCGGGTCGGTGACCGGACCCTGCGGATCGGCGATATCGCCGAGGTGCGTCGTGGTTTCAACGATCCACCGGCACCGCGCATGCGCTTCATGGGTGAAGACGCCATCGGCCTGGCCGTGGCGATGAACGACGGTGGCGACATCCTGGTGCTGGGCAAGGCGCTGGAGGCCGAGTTCGCACGCATCCAGAAAGGCCTGCCGGCGGGCATGCACCTGAGCAAGGTTTCCGACCAGCCGGCGGCGGTCAAGACCGGGGTCGGCGAGTTCGTCCAGGTGCTGGTCGAGGCCCTGGCGATCGTGCTGCTGGTGAGCTTCTTCTCCCTTGGCGTGCGGACCGGCATGGTGGTGGCGCTGGCGATCCCGCTGGTGCTGGCGATGACGTTTGCCACTATGTACTACCTGGGGATCGGCCTGCACAAGATCTCCCTCGGCGCGCTGGTTCTGGCGCTGGGCCTGCTGGTGGACGACGCGATCATTGCCGTGGAAATGATGGCGATCAAGATGGAGCAGGGCTTCGACCGGCTCAAGGCGGCGAGCTACGCCTGGACCAGCACCGCATTCCCGATGCTGACCGGTACGCTGATCACCGCTGCGGGCTTCCTGCCGATCGCCACCGCACAGTCGGGCACCGGCGAGTACACTCGCTCGATCTTCCAGGTGGTGACCATCGCCCTGCTGGCGTCGTGGATCGCGGCGGTGATGTTCGTGCCGTACCTGGGGGAAAAGCTGTTGCCGGACCTGGCGAAGATCCATGCCGCCAAGCACGGCCCCGACCAGCCGGACCCTTATGCCACGCCGTTCTACCAACGGGTACGCCGCCTGGTGGAGTGGTGCGTGCGGCGACGCAAGACGGTGATCATGCTGACCATCCTGTTGTTCGTGGCGTCGGTGGCGCTGTTCCGCTTCGTGCCCCAGCAGTTCTTCCCGGCCTCCGGGCGACTGGAACTGATGGTCGACCTGAAGCTGGCCGAAGGCGCGTCGCTGAGCAATACCGCCGAACAGGTCAAGCGCCTGGAGGCTCTGCTCAAGGGGCATGACGGCATCGATAACTACGTGGCCTATGTCGGTACCGGCTCACCGCGTTTCTACCTGCCGCTGGATCAGCAGTTGCCGGCGGCCAGCTTTGCCCAGTTCGTGGTGTTGGCTAAGACCATCGAGGACCGCGAGAAACTGCGGACCTGGCTGATCGAAACCCTCAACGAGCAGTTCCCCGAGCTGCGTTCGCGGGTCACGCGCCTGGAGAACGGTCCGCCCGTGGGTTATCCGGTGCAGTTCCGGGTCACCGGCGAGCATATCGAGGTGGTACGGGCCCTGGCTCGCAAGGTGGCGGCCAAGGTGCGCGAGAACCCCCATGTGGTCAACGTGCACCTGGATTGGGAAGAGCCGAGCAAGGTGGTCTACCTCAACGTCGACCAGGACCGTGCCCGGGCGCTGGGCGTGAGCACGGCGAACCTGTCGCGTTTCCTGCAGAGCTCGCTGACCGGTTCGACCGTCAGCCAGTACCGCGAGGACAACGAGCTGATCGAGATTCTCCTGCGCGGCACCGTGCATGAACGTACCGAGCTGTCGGCACTGTCGAGCCTGGCGGTGCCCACCGACAATGGCGCCAGCGTTGCGCTGTCGCAGATCGCGACGTTGGAGTACGGCTTCGAGGAAGGCGTCATCTGGCACCGTAACCGTCTGCCGAACGTGACCATTCGCGCCGATATCTACGGCCAGGAGCAACCCGTGACCCTGGTCAGGCAGATCATGCCGACCCTGGATTCGATCCGCGCCGAGCTGCCGGATGGCTATCTGCTGGACGTGGGCGGAACGGTGGAAGATTCGGAGCGTGGCCAGGCCTCGGTGAATGCCGGTGTACCGCTGTTCATCGTGGTCGTGCTGACCCTGCTGATGCTGCAATTGCGCAGCTTCTCGCGTGTGGCGATGGTGTTCCTCACCGCGCCGTTGGGCCTGATCGGCGTCACGCTGTTCCTGCTGGTGTTCCGCCAGCCGTTCGGTTTCGTGGCGATGCTCGGGACCATCGCCCTGTCGGGGATGATCATGCGTAACTCGGTGATCCTGGTGGACCAGATCGAACAGGACATCCGTGCGGGCATGTCGCAGTGGCAGGCGATCATCGAGGCGACGGTCCGCCGTTTCCGACCGATCGTATTGACGGCGCTGGCAGCGGTGCTGGCGATGATCCCACTGTCGCGTAGCGTGTTCTACGGACCGATGGCGGTGGCGATCATGGGTGGCCTGATCGTGGCGACGGCCTTGACCCTACTGTTCCTGCCGGCGTTGTATGCCGGCTGGTTCCGGGTGAAGAAAACCGCAGCCGAGTGA
- a CDS encoding DUF4197 domain-containing protein: MLRPSLRLASLCAGLLISANALALSLGSLSQGEASGGLKDALAQGAVAAVTTLGKPGGFSNNPEVKIELPGKLGKVASKMKQFGMGAQVDQLETSMNKAAEAAMPQAQALLVDAVKKMTVTDAKSILTGGKDSATQYLDKTSREQIRAKFLPIVKQATDQVGLAQQYNSFAGQAATLGVIDAKSANIESYVTEKALDGLFKMIAQKEEGIRANPAEAATSLAKKVFGAL, from the coding sequence ATGCTCCGTCCTTCCCTCCGTCTGGCCAGCCTCTGTGCCGGCCTGCTGATCTCCGCCAATGCCCTGGCCCTGTCGCTGGGCAGCCTGTCCCAGGGCGAAGCCTCGGGCGGGCTCAAGGACGCCCTGGCCCAGGGGGCCGTCGCCGCCGTCACGACGCTCGGCAAGCCGGGCGGCTTCAGCAATAACCCTGAAGTGAAGATCGAACTGCCGGGCAAACTGGGCAAGGTCGCCAGCAAGATGAAACAGTTCGGCATGGGCGCCCAGGTCGACCAGCTGGAAACCAGCATGAACAAGGCCGCCGAGGCAGCCATGCCACAGGCCCAGGCACTGTTGGTGGACGCGGTTAAAAAGATGACCGTGACCGATGCCAAGAGCATTCTCACCGGCGGCAAGGACTCGGCGACCCAGTACCTGGACAAGACCAGCCGCGAGCAGATCCGCGCCAAGTTCCTGCCGATCGTCAAGCAGGCCACCGACCAGGTCGGCCTGGCCCAGCAATACAACTCGTTCGCCGGGCAGGCAGCGACCCTCGGCGTGATTGACGCCAAGAGTGCCAACATTGAAAGCTATGTGACTGAAAAGGCCCTGGACGGCCTGTTCAAGATGATCGCCCAGAAGGAGGAAGGCATCCGCGCCAACCCGGCGGAAGCCGCCACCAGCCTGGCGAAGAAGGTGTTCGGCGCGCTGTAG
- the plsB gene encoding glycerol-3-phosphate 1-O-acyltransferase PlsB, which yields MTRSPFRRLVFGTLRRLLYLWVRSETINQSSLSLNLDRSRPVFYVLQSPSLSDLAVVDRECTRAGLPRPVLPVSVGPLMEPAAFFYLTPEPDWLGRHDKRGAPPTLTRLVDALSQNPAEDAQVIPVSVFWGQSPDSESSPWKLLFADSWAVTGRLRRLLSILILGRKTRVQFSAPIHLRELVEHNKGHERTVRMAQRILRVHFRNLKTAVIGPDLSHRRNLVKGLVNEPQVRQAILEHAQRENIPAEKAKAQALRYGNEIASDYTYTAIRFLEVVLSWFWNKIYDGIRVNHIENVQAVAQGHEVIYVPCHRSHIDYLLLSYLLFRNGLTPPHIAAGINLNMPLIGSLLRRGGAFFMRRTFKGNPLYTAVFNEYLHTLFTKGFPVEYFVEGGRSRTGRMLRPKTGMLAITLRSFLRSSRMPVVFVPVYIGYERVLEGRTYLGELRGASKKKESIFDIFKVIGALKQRFGQVAVNFGEPIKLAEFLDQEQPGWRAQELGPQFKPDWLSATTNRLGERVARNLNEAAAINPVNLVALALLSTSRLALDDRALARVLDLYLALLRQVPYSPHTTLPEGDGRALIQHVKDMDLLAEQKDALGKILYLDEQNAVLMTYYRNNVLHIFALPALLASFFQSSSRMSREQLLRYIRALYPYLQSELFIRWSLDELDDVVDQWLAAFVEQGLLRFENGVYLRPAPSSRHFVLLTLLSRSIAQTLQRFYMAISLLLNSGQQSISAEELEDLCTVMAQRLSILHGLNAPEFFDKSLFRHFIQTLLDLDVLRRDEAGKLSYHELLGELAEGAAKRVLPAEIRLSIRQVTLHDTGPEQNTDPA from the coding sequence ATGACCCGTTCGCCGTTCCGTCGCCTTGTGTTTGGCACCCTGCGCCGTCTCCTGTACCTGTGGGTGCGCTCGGAGACGATCAACCAGTCGTCCCTGAGCCTAAACCTCGACCGCAGCCGTCCGGTGTTCTACGTCCTGCAATCGCCATCGCTGAGCGACCTGGCGGTGGTCGACCGTGAATGCACCCGCGCCGGCCTGCCACGCCCGGTACTGCCGGTGTCGGTCGGCCCGCTGATGGAACCGGCGGCATTCTTCTACCTCACCCCGGAACCCGACTGGCTGGGCCGTCATGACAAGCGCGGCGCCCCGCCGACACTGACCCGCCTGGTCGATGCCCTGAGCCAGAACCCCGCCGAAGACGCCCAGGTCATCCCGGTCAGCGTGTTCTGGGGCCAGTCGCCGGACAGCGAATCGAGCCCGTGGAAGCTGCTGTTCGCCGACAGTTGGGCGGTCACCGGCCGCTTGCGGCGCCTGCTGAGCATCCTGATCCTCGGCCGCAAGACCCGCGTGCAGTTCTCCGCGCCGATCCACCTGCGCGAACTGGTGGAGCACAACAAGGGCCACGAGCGCACCGTGCGCATGGCCCAACGCATCCTGCGGGTACACTTCCGCAACCTGAAGACCGCGGTGATCGGTCCCGACCTGTCGCACCGGCGCAACCTGGTCAAGGGCCTGGTCAACGAGCCGCAGGTGCGCCAGGCGATCCTCGAACATGCCCAGCGCGAGAACATCCCGGCGGAGAAAGCCAAGGCCCAGGCCCTGCGCTACGGTAACGAAATCGCCTCGGACTACACCTACACCGCGATCCGCTTCCTCGAGGTGGTACTGAGCTGGTTCTGGAACAAGATCTACGACGGCATCCGCGTCAACCATATCGAAAACGTCCAGGCCGTGGCCCAGGGGCACGAGGTGATCTACGTCCCCTGCCATCGCAGCCACATCGACTACCTGCTGCTGTCCTACCTGCTGTTCCGCAACGGCCTGACCCCACCGCACATCGCCGCCGGGATCAACCTGAATATGCCACTGATCGGTAGCTTGCTGCGCCGTGGCGGTGCGTTCTTCATGCGCCGTACCTTCAAGGGCAACCCGCTCTACACGGCGGTGTTCAACGAATACCTGCACACGCTGTTCACCAAGGGTTTCCCGGTGGAGTACTTCGTCGAGGGCGGACGCTCGCGCACCGGGCGCATGCTGCGCCCCAAGACCGGCATGCTCGCCATCACCCTGCGCAGCTTCCTGCGCTCCTCGCGCATGCCGGTCGTATTCGTGCCAGTCTACATCGGCTATGAGCGGGTACTGGAAGGCCGGACCTATCTCGGTGAACTGCGCGGTGCGAGCAAGAAGAAGGAGTCGATCTTCGACATCTTCAAAGTTATCGGTGCACTCAAGCAACGCTTCGGCCAGGTCGCGGTCAACTTCGGCGAGCCGATCAAGCTGGCCGAGTTCCTCGACCAGGAACAACCGGGCTGGCGCGCTCAGGAACTGGGCCCGCAGTTCAAACCGGACTGGCTCAGCGCAACCACCAACCGCCTGGGCGAACGTGTGGCCCGCAATCTCAACGAAGCCGCGGCGATCAACCCGGTGAACCTCGTAGCCCTGGCCCTGCTGTCCACCAGCCGCCTGGCCCTGGACGACCGCGCCCTGGCCCGGGTGCTCGACCTCTACCTGGCCTTGCTGCGCCAGGTGCCGTACTCGCCACACACCACCCTGCCCGAGGGCGATGGCCGCGCGCTGATCCAGCACGTCAAGGACATGGACCTGCTCGCCGAACAGAAGGACGCGCTGGGCAAGATCCTCTACCTGGACGAACAGAACGCGGTACTGATGACCTACTACCGCAACAACGTCCTGCACATCTTCGCCTTGCCGGCGTTGCTGGCGAGCTTCTTCCAGAGTTCGTCGCGCATGAGCCGCGAACAGTTGCTGCGTTATATCCGGGCACTGTACCCGTACCTGCAGTCGGAGCTATTCATCCGCTGGTCGCTGGACGAACTGGACGATGTCGTCGACCAATGGCTCGCCGCCTTCGTCGAGCAGGGCCTGCTGCGCTTCGAGAACGGGGTCTACCTGCGTCCGGCACCGAGTTCACGCCACTTCGTGCTGCTGACCCTGCTGTCGCGAAGCATCGCCCAGACCCTGCAACGCTTCTACATGGCGATTTCGCTGCTGCTCAACAGCGGCCAGCAGAGCATCAGTGCCGAGGAGCTGGAAGACCTGTGCACGGTCATGGCCCAGCGCCTGTCGATCCTGCATGGCCTCAACGCCCCGGAATTCTTCGACAAGAGCCTGTTCCGCCACTTCATCCAGACCCTGCTCGACCTCGACGTCCTGCGGCGCGACGAAGCCGGCAAGCTCAGTTATCACGAGCTGCTCGGCGAACTGGCCGAAGGCGCGGCCAAGCGGGTATTGCCGGCGGAAATCCGCTTGTCGATCCGCCAGGTGACGCTGCACGACACCGGCCCGGAACAAAACACCGACCCCGCCTGA
- a CDS encoding cold-shock protein encodes MATRETGNVKWFNDAKGYGFIQREGGADVFVHYRAIRGQGHRSLTEGQQVEYAVVEGQKGLQAEDVVGL; translated from the coding sequence ATGGCAACTCGCGAGACAGGCAATGTGAAGTGGTTCAACGATGCCAAGGGCTACGGCTTCATCCAGCGTGAAGGTGGGGCGGATGTGTTCGTGCACTATCGTGCGATCCGTGGCCAGGGCCATCGTTCGCTGACCGAGGGTCAGCAGGTCGAGTACGCGGTGGTGGAAGGCCAGAAGGGCCTGCAGGCCGAGGACGTGGTGGGCTTGTAA
- a CDS encoding putative RNA methyltransferase codes for MLTCPLCSAPLGAVDNGVACPAGHRFDRARQGYLNLLPVQHKNSRDPGDNQAMVEARRDFLNAGHYAPVARRLAELAAERAPQRWVDIGCGEGYYTAQIAEALPAADGYALDISREAVKRACRRNPQLTWLIASMARIPLPDASCQFLASVFSPLDWQEAKRLLSPGGGLMKVGPTSGHLMELREQLYDEVREYTDDKHLALVPQGMALQHSEVLDFKLRLEQPADRANLLAMTPHGWRASAERRARVIEQAEPFEVSVSMRYDYFVLQ; via the coding sequence ATGCTCACCTGCCCTCTCTGCAGTGCACCGCTGGGCGCGGTCGACAATGGCGTGGCCTGCCCGGCCGGACATCGTTTCGACCGGGCCCGCCAGGGTTACCTGAACCTGCTGCCGGTGCAGCACAAGAACAGTCGTGACCCGGGCGACAACCAGGCCATGGTCGAGGCCCGGCGCGATTTCCTCAACGCCGGGCACTATGCGCCGGTGGCCCGTCGCCTGGCCGAACTGGCGGCCGAGCGCGCACCGCAACGCTGGGTGGATATCGGCTGTGGCGAGGGCTACTACACCGCGCAGATCGCCGAGGCCCTGCCGGCAGCGGATGGCTATGCCCTGGACATTTCCCGTGAAGCGGTGAAAAGAGCCTGCCGCCGCAACCCGCAACTGACCTGGTTGATCGCCAGCATGGCGCGCATTCCCTTGCCGGACGCCAGTTGCCAGTTTCTCGCCAGTGTCTTCAGCCCGCTGGACTGGCAGGAAGCCAAGCGCCTGCTCAGCCCCGGTGGCGGCCTGATGAAGGTCGGGCCAACCAGCGGGCACCTGATGGAGCTGCGCGAGCAGTTGTATGACGAAGTCCGCGAGTACACCGACGACAAGCACCTGGCCCTGGTACCGCAAGGCATGGCGCTGCAGCACAGCGAAGTCCTCGACTTCAAGCTGCGCCTGGAGCAGCCCGCCGATCGCGCCAACCTGCTGGCCATGACCCCGCACGGCTGGCGCGCCAGCGCCGAACGTCGTGCCCGGGTGATCGAACAGGCCGAACCGTTCGAGGTCAGTGTGTCGATGCGCTACGATTACTTCGTTCTGCAATGA
- the dapE gene encoding succinyl-diaminopimelate desuccinylase, which yields MTAHAELSPTLQLACDLIRRPSVTPVDADCQKLMMQRLGDAGFQLEPMRIEDVDNFWATHGRHDGPVLCFAGHTDVVPTGPVQAWQNDPFDALIDEHGMLCGRGAADMKGSLAAMVVAAERFVGDYPDHKGSVAFLITSDEEGPAHHGTKAVVERLAARKERLDWCIVGEPSSTSLVGDVVKNGRRGSLGAKLTIRGVQGHVAYPHLAKNPIHLAAPALAELAAEHWDNGNAFFPPTSFQISNVNSGTGATNVIPGELVALFNFRFSTESTVEGLQQRVAAILDKHQLDWHVDWALSGLPFLTEPGALLDAVSSSIREITGRETKASTSGGTSDGRFIATLGSQVVELGPVNATIHQVNERVLASDLDVLTEIYYQTLIKLLA from the coding sequence ATGACGGCCCACGCCGAGCTTTCGCCGACCCTGCAACTTGCCTGTGATCTGATCCGCCGCCCCTCGGTGACGCCGGTCGACGCCGACTGCCAGAAGCTGATGATGCAGCGCCTGGGCGATGCGGGCTTCCAACTGGAGCCGATGCGCATCGAGGACGTGGACAATTTCTGGGCCACCCACGGTCGCCATGACGGCCCGGTGCTGTGCTTCGCCGGCCATACCGACGTGGTCCCGACCGGTCCGGTCCAGGCCTGGCAGAACGATCCGTTCGATGCACTGATCGACGAACACGGCATGCTCTGCGGACGTGGCGCCGCCGACATGAAGGGCAGCCTCGCGGCCATGGTCGTGGCGGCCGAGCGTTTTGTCGGCGACTACCCGGACCACAAGGGCTCGGTAGCCTTCCTGATCACCAGCGATGAAGAAGGTCCGGCCCATCACGGTACCAAGGCCGTGGTCGAGCGCCTGGCCGCGCGCAAGGAGCGCCTGGACTGGTGCATCGTCGGTGAACCGTCGAGTACCTCGCTGGTTGGCGACGTGGTGAAGAACGGCCGTCGCGGCTCCCTCGGCGCCAAGCTGACCATTCGCGGCGTACAGGGCCACGTGGCCTACCCGCATCTGGCGAAGAACCCGATCCACCTGGCCGCGCCCGCGCTCGCCGAGCTGGCCGCCGAACACTGGGACAACGGCAACGCGTTCTTCCCGCCCACCAGTTTCCAGATCTCCAACGTCAACTCCGGCACCGGTGCGACCAACGTGATCCCCGGCGAGCTGGTGGCACTGTTCAACTTCCGTTTCTCCACCGAATCGACCGTCGAAGGCCTGCAGCAGCGGGTCGCGGCCATCCTCGACAAGCACCAGTTGGACTGGCACGTAGACTGGGCGCTGTCCGGCCTGCCATTCCTGACCGAACCGGGTGCACTGCTCGACGCGGTGTCGTCCAGCATCCGCGAAATCACCGGACGCGAAACCAAGGCCTCGACCAGCGGCGGCACCTCCGATGGGCGCTTCATCGCGACCCTCGGCAGCCAGGTGGTGGAACTCGGCCCGGTCAACGCGACCATTCACCAGGTCAACGAACGGGTCCTGGCCAGTGATCTCGATGTGCTGACCGAAATCTACTACCAGACCCTGATCAAGTTGCTCGCCTGA